The segment TTTCCTGGAGCTGACCCTTCGGATTGATCTCGACCGGTTCGTCTAACACTGGAGCTAGATCCTCTTCGGTAATCTCCAGAATGACGCGTCTAACCTCGTCCAAATTGCTGTCGAGATAGATGGCTCCTAACAAAGCCTCGAAGGCGTCCGCGAGGATGGAGGCACGCTCGCGACCGCCGCTCGATTCTTCGCCACGGCCCATCATGAGATAGTTGCCCAACCCGATTTGCAGCGCGTGAACCTTCAAGCCTTCGCGCGAAACAATCCGCGAGCGCAGCTTGGTTAGTTGTCCTTCCGTGAACTCGGGAAACCGGTTGTAGAGATGCTGGGTGATAACGAGTTGCAGCACAGCGTCGCCAAGAAACTCCAATCGCTGATTATCGAAATGACGCTTGCGCGTTTCGTGTCCGAGACTGGAATGCGTCAGCGCCTCAGCCAGCAACAGGCTGTTGCGAAACTTATACCCAATGCGCTCTTCCAGGGGGTTCATGCTAGTTAGGTGACGGCTGGAACGGCATCGAGATAGCCATACAAGTGGCGTTGCTTGATTAGATCGGCGACGGGCTGCGGCACCATCTGCTCCCAAGTGGCGTCTTGCGCGGCGATTTTCTTGAGCACGTCGCGGGAGAAAACGTCGAGAATCGAGGTGTCGTAGCCGACGATGTTTTCGATATAACCATTCTCCAGCAGATGGAGATAGAGGTTGGAAAGATTGGAAGGAACTTGCAGGTTGGTCGCCTTGATGAGGACCGTTTTTGTGAGTGCGTGATTGATGTTAGAAGCGGGTGAATCTTTCAACTCCTCTCCCTGCATTCGCGTGTAGTAGTCGTAGGCGCTCTGCCGCATGGGATAGACAAAAAGTTTGACGGCGTTGCGGAAGAGACGGCCGAAAGATTCGAGAATTCCGCCTTCGAGTGACTCGTAGTATTTCTCATTAAAGACTTCCAGTAGATTGTTAATTCCCAGCGCGACGCCGATCATTTCCTTGGTGTAGCGGCGGAAGTAGGAAGTAAGGCGATAGTATTCCGAGTAGTTGGAAATCAGGACGTTGTGTCCAAGTGCTGAAATGGCGTCCACACGAGCCAGAAAGTCCAGATGATCGAGTGATCCGAGCGACAGGAGATTGTGCATCGTGATCTCCATCAAGACTTCCACCTTTGCGTCCTTCACGGCGGGTTCCTGAATGAATTGAGCCAGGGCGCAATCGAGCATGTCCATGTTAACATTCGTCACCGGACGGAAGCTGCCGCGTTCGACTAGGATCGCTTTCTTGTAGAGCAACTCGGATGGCTGGATAACATCGTGGTTGGGTCCGAAGAGCACGGCATTGGTGAGTCCGTGCTGTACTAACAAGAGCGACATCAGCCGGTTGTCCACACTGGTGAAGTCCGGGCCGCTGAACCGAATCATGTCCACTTCGATTCGCTCAGTGGAAAGATTGTCGATGAGCGACTTGATGAAAGTTTCCGGCTCATCGCGATAAAAAAATCCGCCGTAGATTAGGTTGACTCCCGCGATGCCGAGGGCTTGTTGTTGCAAGACATTTTCGCGATCCCACATGCGGACATGGATGCAGATGTCGCTCGGCTCCGCGTGAGGGGCCTTCTGAAATCGGAAACCCATCCAACCGTGGCATTCATTTGTCCCTTTGAAGTTGCGGGCGGAAACGGTGTCGGCAAAGACGAAAAAAGTAGTGGTCGGACCACGCGTCTCGCCAAGTCGCTCGACGAGCAGTTCGTATTCTCGATCCAGCATCATGTCGAGCCGTTCGCGGGAAACATAGCGCGCCGATTTTCCGTAGATATCGTCGCTGAACTTCATGTCGTAGGCTGAGATCGATTTGGCGATCGTACCCGCCGCTCCGCCCGCCTGGAAAAAATAGCGGGCGACTTCCTGTCCGGCGCCGATCTCGGCGAGTGTGCCGTATTTTGCCAGATCCAGATTAACCTGGAGCGCCTTGCGATTGGTGGTGAGCAGGTCCTTGTCCATTGATGCCTTTAAGCATGGCATTCACAAAGCGGCGTGAACAGGAATTTTCTAGCGGCGAAGCTGATAAAGCTGCAGCCCGGGGTGCAGGTTATAGACCATTCCGAGCGGCTCGCTCCAGCGCAGATCGGCCTGGGACTGGAGGTCCTGATAGAAGCTGCGCCGGCGGAGAAAGGTGGCTTGCGACGCGGCGCTGCCAGCCTGGAGCGGATTGTCGAATCGGCGGCATTCCACGTCGGCGACAGCGACCCAGGAGTAGCCCATTTTGCGCAACTCATCGAGCGTTCCGAGGTCGGCAACGTAGTCGGGTGGCGGCGTGCCTGCGGCAAACTGGCCTTGGTAAAAACCGGGCAAACGCGTCCAGAGACTGGTGGCTATTCGGTCGTTTTTAGAAAGGTGTGAGGCGGCCCACGCAGTGAGATCCGCGCGACTGTCCCCGCGAAAATCCTGGACCCAGCCGGCTAGCATGTAAACAGGGTGAAATCCGACGAGCGCGATCAGTATGGCGGTGACCCAAGGGCGGCTTTTCGGAGTGGCGAACCTGGCGAGAATATCGACTCCGCAGGCTGCGAGATAGATGGTAATCGCCATGATTGGAAGAACGTAGCGATCGGAAATCTTGGGTGAGTAACTCATGAAGACCAAAATGACCAAGGCAGTAAATCCGAGGACAAACTCGACTGAAAAAAACTCTCCGTGGCGTTGAGTTAAAACCAATCCGAGCAGGGCGGTGATTAGCATGGGCCAGCCGTGCTGATAGACTAGAATCTGCCAGTAGTCGGAGTGCGGAAATTCGCCGGAGACGCCGTCGTGACCGAGTGCCAGCATTCCGCTTTCGCGTCGGATGCCGGCGAACAATTCTGGAATATGGGTTAGCCATTGCCAGTTGATCGCCAGCACTGTGAGAGTGACTGTTAGGAGAAATAAAAATGAGAGTTTGCGAGTCCGATGGAAGACGACTGGAAGCAAGGCGACGATGAGAAGTGCGCCTGGATATTTGGCTGACGTGGCGATGCCCGCCGCCATGCCCAGAAAGATTACGTGGCGCACGTCTGGTGTGGTTAGGAAGTAGTCGAGCGCCAGCAAGCCGAGTGCAAGTCCCATGAAGAGAGCGGGGTCTTCCTTGCAGTAATGACTAACCTCGAAAAGCAGGGGGAGTGTTAGCAGTAGAAGGCCCGTGAGAATTCCCACCAGCGGCCCTTTTCTTCTCCAGGCAAATTGCACAAAGCAGACGACTCCCAGCGACGAGAAGAAGGCGGAAAGAGTGCGCCCCACCATGGTAATAAACTGGGCATTGTCTAGCTGGCCTGTAAGTTGTCCCAGCAAGCTAGTGGCGTTAAGCATCAACATCGGATGCCAATAGTTGCGATAGCCGTAAAGGAGTTGCAGCGCCTTGCTCTCCTCGTCACTATGATAAAAGTAGGGAAAGTGGTTGGCCCAGGTGTAGGCTAGAAAAGAGACTACAAAAAACAAGGCGAGTACCAGCCGGCTCTGGTGTGCTTCCAACTTGAATCTCATGATGGAGGCTAGCGTTCGCCGAGCACGAACAGAACGTGGGTTACATTGCCGCCTAGTTTGCGGGCATTCGGCCAATTTGTTGCGTCACTTCTCCTAACAATGAGATAGTTGCTGGGGGAGGCGGCAATTTCCGACTTCGACTGGATGGTGTGAAGGCTCAAACCATGTGGCGCATAGAAGAGAAAGCTGCTGGCGGCGGGTAGTTGATCCGCCAGAAAAATCCGGGAGGAAGGCATGTAACCCACCTCTACTTTTTTCCCGAAATCCTTCATCGTGCGCTGCCAGTCGTAGCGCGCCTTGGCGTCCAGCAAGTTGAATGCAAGTGGAATGGTAGACGCGGCGATAGTTAGGAGCGCGGCTCGGCTGTGACGGTAGAAAAGCGCGACCATCGCGGAGATGCAGAAGACAATGATGACGCCCAGCGAGAGCCACCAGATCGGCTGGAGCAGATTGAGCCATTCGCGGCCCGCAATGCGTCCGCAAAAGCCGAGACCCATAATGGCGAGCACGATGAGCAGCCCGACTCCTAACATTCGTATGCGGCTGCTGGTTCGCTCCCAGATGATGCTGGAGAGCAGGGCGAAGATGGGACCGAGACACGCGCTGCTCGCGGGCCATTCGTCGGGTTTGGAAAAAAGCAAAACCCAACTCGTGCCGAGGACGAACAAACACCAGAGCACCGACTCGGCTGGCGTGAGTTCCTTGAGCCGCAGCACCTTGCGAATGCGGCAGAAAAACGGCGGCAGCATGACGATGGACCACGGGAAAAGCATCCAGAACACGCGGCCTGCATTCGCCGGAGCCCACGTGGGGAGCACGATCCAATGACTGTGAAAAAAGAGGATTAGCACGGCGAGAAAAAGTAGGTTGCAAGTGATCCACCACGGGAGTCGCAGTCGAATGCGTGCCTCACGAAAAAACGCAAACG is part of the Chthoniobacterales bacterium genome and harbors:
- the rnc gene encoding ribonuclease III, yielding MNPLEERIGYKFRNSLLLAEALTHSSLGHETRKRHFDNQRLEFLGDAVLQLVITQHLYNRFPEFTEGQLTKLRSRIVSREGLKVHALQIGLGNYLMMGRGEESSGGRERASILADAFEALLGAIYLDSNLDEVRRVILEITEEDLAPVLDEPVEINPKGQLQEILQAISPQSPKYRIVSQQGPEHEKAFVAEVHWEGILMGRGAGLSKKLAETSAALDAMVNKRWAAPWEHSQDEAVPT
- a CDS encoding TonB-dependent receptor — its product is MDKDLLTTNRKALQVNLDLAKYGTLAEIGAGQEVARYFFQAGGAAGTIAKSISAYDMKFSDDIYGKSARYVSRERLDMMLDREYELLVERLGETRGPTTTFFVFADTVSARNFKGTNECHGWMGFRFQKAPHAEPSDICIHVRMWDRENVLQQQALGIAGVNLIYGGFFYRDEPETFIKSLIDNLSTERIEVDMIRFSGPDFTSVDNRLMSLLLVQHGLTNAVLFGPNHDVIQPSELLYKKAILVERGSFRPVTNVNMDMLDCALAQFIQEPAVKDAKVEVLMEITMHNLLSLGSLDHLDFLARVDAISALGHNVLISNYSEYYRLTSYFRRYTKEMIGVALGINNLLEVFNEKYYESLEGGILESFGRLFRNAVKLFVYPMRQSAYDYYTRMQGEELKDSPASNINHALTKTVLIKATNLQVPSNLSNLYLHLLENGYIENIVGYDTSILDVFSRDVLKKIAAQDATWEQMVPQPVADLIKQRHLYGYLDAVPAVT
- a CDS encoding glycosyltransferase family 39 protein, whose amino-acid sequence is MRFKLEAHQSRLVLALFFVVSFLAYTWANHFPYFYHSDEESKALQLLYGYRNYWHPMLMLNATSLLGQLTGQLDNAQFITMVGRTLSAFFSSLGVVCFVQFAWRRKGPLVGILTGLLLLTLPLLFEVSHYCKEDPALFMGLALGLLALDYFLTTPDVRHVIFLGMAAGIATSAKYPGALLIVALLPVVFHRTRKLSFLFLLTVTLTVLAINWQWLTHIPELFAGIRRESGMLALGHDGVSGEFPHSDYWQILVYQHGWPMLITALLGLVLTQRHGEFFSVEFVLGFTALVILVFMSYSPKISDRYVLPIMAITIYLAACGVDILARFATPKSRPWVTAILIALVGFHPVYMLAGWVQDFRGDSRADLTAWAASHLSKNDRIATSLWTRLPGFYQGQFAAGTPPPDYVADLGTLDELRKMGYSWVAVADVECRRFDNPLQAGSAASQATFLRRRSFYQDLQSQADLRWSEPLGMVYNLHPGLQLYQLRR
- a CDS encoding glycosyltransferase family 39 protein, translating into MSQPTAATLEVITAGPIALPPQRRLMIFFMLALAALLHVATCGWGPINNGSDGMNAAIARELALGLRPAQISQLWNQPVQAGPVQWITAESFQIFNVNELAARLPFAIANLLVVALVFLIAERIGGFWRALSSGIIAATMSGTILHGRDGGGSALTVLWLTLSFYAAVRMLEQKSRPQWHLLYWCSAGGLLALGQPAAAILSIASVWAPFAFFREARIRLRLPWWITCNLLFLAVLILFFHSHWIVLPTWAPANAGRVFWMLFPWSIVMLPPFFCRIRKVLRLKELTPAESVLWCLFVLGTSWVLLFSKPDEWPASSACLGPIFALLSSIIWERTSSRIRMLGVGLLIVLAIMGLGFCGRIAGREWLNLLQPIWWLSLGVIIVFCISAMVALFYRHSRAALLTIAASTIPLAFNLLDAKARYDWQRTMKDFGKKVEVGYMPSSRIFLADQLPAASSFLFYAPHGLSLHTIQSKSEIAASPSNYLIVRRSDATNWPNARKLGGNVTHVLFVLGER